The Synechococcales cyanobacterium T60_A2020_003 genome includes the window CCAAAATAACAGTCCCCATGCCACCACGATATTGAATAGGGCTTCCAAGGCTGGATGCATCACAGGCGCAATCTGCGGAAAGAGCATTGGCATCACAAACCAAAAGTTCAGGCTCAGATCCATGGCCATCTGTAAGGTTTCGGGTCGCGTATGCAACAACGACTCTCCGGGCGGCCATTCACTCAGCAACAAATAGCCCACATACACGACCCATGAACCCCATAGGAACGCTTTCGCCCCCCAGTTCGTTGCAGGGATTGCGGTTGTTGAAATTTTCGACTCTGGCGCGGTCTGCGGCTGCATCGTGACTCCTACTAAACAGCGTTATACGCTAAACCCTCTATTAGGAAAGGTTTAGAGCACTCCCCCAATGTCATCAAGGTTATAACTCCGCTGGCTCAATTCCCAGTTCTCGCAGTTTCGCAAAGGCGCGATCGCGTTCCTGCTGAGCTTGGTCACGTTCCTGGCGAACCTGGTCGCGTTCCTGGCGAACCTGATCCCGCTCCTCGAAAATTTCATCGGGATCTTTGAATGGCTCCCCGTTGGGATGGAAAACGGCCAATCCGTCGTTAAACATTTCAAACCGAATCCCTAATGTTGGTGAAGTCCAGGGAAAGTTTAGAGCCGTGATTGGCGAAAACTCATGCTCCAAATCCGGTCGCACCATCCCCCAAAAGTCGTGAGAGTCGGGATCATAGAAAAACATTTCCAGAACCCCATATTCCCGATAGAACACCTGCTTATTCAGCATTTCCCGTGCGCTATTACTGGGCGACAAAATTTCAAAGACCACTTGGGGCGCAATGTTGTCTTCTTCCCATTGCTTATAGCTACCGCGATCGCCCTCTGGACGCCCAAAGACCACCATCACATCTGGAGCTTGGGCCGGGGCAGGAGGCACGGTCACCTGTTGCGGATACCACAGTAAATCTCCAGCTACGAAAACGGCTTGTCCCTTAAACAGATGCTTGAGATTCGCCACCAGACGCACAATCCAGCGATATTGAATGGTATTGTCAGCCATCGGTTTACCGTCGGAGTCCGGATATAAATACTGGGGTTCGATGGGTGTTTGAACCATAGACCATCCCTTGGGAGTCCCTCTTGGAATAGCTTTATTGTAGTCTCAGTGCTAGGGTACTTAGGTAAACCCTAAGCAGCGCCTGGGTTATATCGATTTTTGCTTCAGCCGTTGATCCCTTTGCGCTCACCACCGCCAGATCATCAGCAGTTGTACGAAAAATGAAAATCGGGATCCCCCTAGTGGAGTACCCCGATCTCTGAATCAAATCCTTGCTAGAACGGTGATCAAACGCTTAGGCAGCCTGGAGACCGTAAGCCGACATCCGCATGATGTCGCGGGTTGTAAACCCAATGTTGCTGAGCGCTTCACCGTAGCTGATCATGAAGTCTTCTACAAGTGCTTCTTTCTCCATCGCTAGGGCACGGGCATCATCTTCAACTTGGTTCAGCATTCGCCAAACTAAGGGCAGATTTTGACGGTTCGCGGCTTCTAGCTCCTCTTTAGAGGCTTCAAAATTAGCCTTCAGCCATTCTTCGCCAAAGTTGAGGTGAAGGTATTCGTCCTTAACGACCCCTTCCGTAATCTTGCGAGCAAAATCGTCCGCAACGGGAATATAAATGTTGTAAGCGGCGATCGCAAAACACTCAATAATGAGCGACTGGATGAGCAGACAGGTGACAATGCGTCCTTCCGCCGCTGCGTCCTGAAAGTTGCGGTGCAGATCCGCGAAGAACTCCCGCGCAAAGTCCATATCCGGCGTAACGTCTAGGTTACGTCCGCAGGCTTGAAACCCTTTCATGTGGCGGCCTTCCATTTTGGATAGCTTAATCAGCTCTTCCGCCTGGTCTGGAATAAGGGTCGCAAGGGCTTTGTAATTTTCAACGGCCTCGTTCTCACCTTCAATCACGATGGCGTTAATCCGACTGTAAGCGTCTTTGTAAGCCTCACTCTGGAAATCAAGATCTGGACTTAGCTCAAGTTGCGGCATAGTAACGTTTATCTCCTCGTTCAGTGGTGTCAGCTTTTAGCCGACCGTCAGCTCTTATCAAATTTTCTGAGCCAGTAGTTTAAAACTTAATCTAAATTTTATGCTCATTAGAGTACACCCTACAGTGACCCCGCATCAACTTACAAGATCGTGCCCACATTCATAGCAAAAATGCATATAACCAGAGCTATATTAACGGGCTTATTTATCAATCCTACTTTTTAGGGCAATAACTTCTTTCTATGCCCATGATAGGAAACTCAACAGTGCGAGGTTAGCCCCCAATTTGGGACATGGTTCGAGCGTAGGCTCCGGTGGTGCCAGATTCTCGCTGTTTATAGTTAATCTCTGGTTTTAGGTGAACTAGCGCCTCTACATTTTCCCGAATCGTATCCAGCGGAACCCCCGATCGCAGGGCACTCCGGAGATCCAGTTGTCCCATTTCGTTCAGTAAACAGGGGCGCAACCAGCCATCGGCTGACAGCCGCATCCGGTTGCAGCGATCGCAAAAACATTCCGACATCTGGCTAATAAATCCCAGAGTACCCTTCGCCCCTGGAATCCGAAAGACATCCGCTGGGCCATTACCGCGCACTTGCCCGTCGGTCAGTCCCCAGCGATCGCGGATGTGCTGGCGCAGTTCTTCCGAGGCCACCCAGCCCCGGTTTTGAAATAGGGCATCATTCCCGATTGGCATGAACTCGATAAACCGAACATGCCACTCCCGATCGAGGGTGAGGGCTGCCAAGTCTAGCACTTCCTGATCGTTCACCCCCGGAATCACGACGACGTTTAGCTTTAACGGAATGAACCCAGTCCGGTAGGCCGCTTGAATACCGTCCCACACCTGCTGCCAGCGCGATCGCCCACGATTGCCAATGATGGCGTCAAAGGTTGCCGGGTCAAGAGAGTCCAGGCTGATGTTAATGCGGCGAAGTCCGGCACTGTATAAATCTTGTGCCATATCCGCCAGCAGGAACCCGTTCGTGGTCATGGCGAGGTCTTGGGTTTCTGGAAACTGGGCGATCGCCCGCACTAAATCCACCACCCCCGGTCGCAGGAGCGGTTCGCCTCCGGTCAACCGAAATCGGGTAAAGCCACAGGGAATAAACACCTCGCGCAGCAAGGTCAGGAGTTCATCCGCCGTTAAAATATCCTCCCGCAGCGCATACTGGAGATCGACTCCTTCGGGCATACAATACTGACACTGAAAATTACAGCGATCGATCAGGCTAATGCGAAGGTAATCAATGGTGTTCATAGCGGGTGTTGATGGCGTCTGCGATGACGGTGGTTTCATCCTAACGAACTGTAAAGGGTGTTGCTGAGTTTAACCTAAGTATGTACCGTTCCATTCCCTTTCACCGTTTGCCATGACCTTTTCTAGTCCTCGCCCCGGATACACCCTCCCCGTTTTTGCCACAGCGGCGGCGATCGCGGCCTTGCGTTGGCTCACTGAATCGCTGGAAACTCTGCCCGCTGTGGAGGTTGATCTCCTAACCCCTCCAGAACCCGTGACCATCCCGATTGAGCAGGTGGCTCGACTCCGTCCCGATGCGGCGATCGCCATTACCCGCAGCGATCCCGGCGATAATCTGGATCTCACGCGAAACACCCCGATCTGGGCCATGGTGGAATGGAGCGCAGCGGATCAGCAGGAATCCATCGAGATCCTGGGGGGTGAGGGAATTGGTCGCCATCAAGCGGGCGATCAGGCTGCAATTTACGCCTATGCGCGGCGATCGCTCCTGGAAAATCTGTCCCGTTGGCTGCCGACTGATCGCACACTGCGAGTCACGATTATCTTGCCAGAGGGGCGATCGCTCGCTAAACGCACATCCAATGCGGCCTTTGGGGTTGTGGACGGACTATCGCTCCTTGGCACATCGGGGATCGCCCAGCCCCTGAGCGCTCCCGGACAGTTAGAGGACTATCGCCAAATTCTGCGCAGTAAACAGGAGTACTACGACGGATTGGTGTTCTGCATCGGTGAGAATGGGCTAGATTTGGCGAAAAAGCTAGGAATTGAGGGCGATCGCCTGATTAAGACTGCCAACTGGCTTGGCCCAATGCTCGTGGAAGCGGGGATGCAGGGCGTTCAGTCCATTCTGCTGTTTGGCTACCATGGCAAACTGTTGAAATTAGCCGGAGGAGTATTTCACACCCACCACCATGTCGCCGACGCACGCCAAGCCATCCTCACCGCATTTTGTGCCGTCGCAGGCAT containing:
- a CDS encoding Uma2 family endonuclease, encoding MVQTPIEPQYLYPDSDGKPMADNTIQYRWIVRLVANLKHLFKGQAVFVAGDLLWYPQQVTVPPAPAQAPDVMVVFGRPEGDRGSYKQWEEDNIAPQVVFEILSPSNSAREMLNKQVFYREYGVLEMFFYDPDSHDFWGMVRPDLEHEFSPITALNFPWTSPTLGIRFEMFNDGLAVFHPNGEPFKDPDEIFEERDQVRQERDQVRQERDQAQQERDRAFAKLRELGIEPAEL
- a CDS encoding aldehyde oxygenase (deformylating), encoding MPQLELSPDLDFQSEAYKDAYSRINAIVIEGENEAVENYKALATLIPDQAEELIKLSKMEGRHMKGFQACGRNLDVTPDMDFAREFFADLHRNFQDAAAEGRIVTCLLIQSLIIECFAIAAYNIYIPVADDFARKITEGVVKDEYLHLNFGEEWLKANFEASKEELEAANRQNLPLVWRMLNQVEDDARALAMEKEALVEDFMISYGEALSNIGFTTRDIMRMSAYGLQAA
- the moaA gene encoding GTP 3',8-cyclase MoaA; the protein is MNTIDYLRISLIDRCNFQCQYCMPEGVDLQYALREDILTADELLTLLREVFIPCGFTRFRLTGGEPLLRPGVVDLVRAIAQFPETQDLAMTTNGFLLADMAQDLYSAGLRRINISLDSLDPATFDAIIGNRGRSRWQQVWDGIQAAYRTGFIPLKLNVVVIPGVNDQEVLDLAALTLDREWHVRFIEFMPIGNDALFQNRGWVASEELRQHIRDRWGLTDGQVRGNGPADVFRIPGAKGTLGFISQMSECFCDRCNRMRLSADGWLRPCLLNEMGQLDLRSALRSGVPLDTIRENVEALVHLKPEINYKQRESGTTGAYARTMSQIGG
- a CDS encoding cobalt-precorrin-5B (C(1))-methyltransferase — encoded protein: MTFSSPRPGYTLPVFATAAAIAALRWLTESLETLPAVEVDLLTPPEPVTIPIEQVARLRPDAAIAITRSDPGDNLDLTRNTPIWAMVEWSAADQQESIEILGGEGIGRHQAGDQAAIYAYARRSLLENLSRWLPTDRTLRVTIILPEGRSLAKRTSNAAFGVVDGLSLLGTSGIAQPLSAPGQLEDYRQILRSKQEYYDGLVFCIGENGLDLAKKLGIEGDRLIKTANWLGPMLVEAGMQGVQSILLFGYHGKLLKLAGGVFHTHHHVADARQAILTAFCAVAGMTTIDTQAIFHAPTAEAALSILRERDREAGTEWVQAVYGAIAHEIDQRAAAYIQTHSDRPVAVGTILFDRDRSILVASVIGTQLLSRLNGQDIKLT